One Bacteroidota bacterium genomic region harbors:
- the dnaE gene encoding DNA polymerase III subunit alpha, translating to MKFSHLHVHTQFSLLDGAASIQSLYKKAMDDGMPALAISDHGNMFGVFEFVAEAHKHKDENGNLKVKPVVGCEFYITEDRHRKTFTKEQKDPRNHQILLAKNEQGYKNLSKLTSLGFIEGMYSKYPRIDKELIEKYHEGLIATTCCLGARVPQAILKKTEAEAEIEFKWWLDLFGEDYYVELQRHGMKEQDAVNQVLIKFAVKYNVKIIASNDSHYVDQSDFNAHDILLCINTGEKVATPALREFSDDDVHTKDKRFGFPNDQFYFKTTAEMVKVFHDLPEAIDNTNEVVSKIDVLDLKRNILLPNFPIPEKFKTHKKTETTKKGEVLSVDSLNQWEFLKHITYEGANKRYSEITEEIKERIEFELFTIKTMGFAGYFLIVGDFIKAGRDLGVYVGPGRGSAAGSVVAYCIGITNIDPLKYNLLFERFLNPDRKSLPDIDTDFDDVGRQKVIDYVISKYGKQQVAQIITFGTMAAKMSIKDVARVMDLPLPESNALAKLIPERPGIELRRVLHAPMKTKDGEKSLEEKDGLGNEDLDNVKKLRDLYKKTDSIESKILHEAERLEGSVRNTGIHAAGIIIAPTDLTDLIPVATAKDSDLWVTQIEGNVIEEAGVIKMDFLGLKTLTIIKDALMLIKQNHGVEIDIDTIPLDDKKTFELYQHAATIGTFQFESPGMQKYLRELKADKFDDLIAMNALYRPGPLAYIPNFIDRKHGREAITYDLPEMEEYLKETYGITVYQEQVMLLAQKLGGFSKGDADVLRKAMGKKQKHVLDKMKKQFIDGATEKLFPKERLEKIWTDWEAFAQYAFNKSHSTCYAYVAYQTAYLKSHYPADYMAAVLNHAGSIEKITFFMEECKRMGIKVLGPDINESLNGFAVNKAGEIRFGLGGLKGVGEAAVENIIIERDKNGPFTSPFDLTKRVNQRSVNKKTLESLAYAGGFDCFPEFHRAQYFHSSPEEPRTGLEKIINFGQVYQTQKSNGANTLFGDLPIAYDLQPPKISPCELWPLIVQLDREKEVTGMFLSGHPLDHFKFEMKHYNVSSIADFNEFKEAITLHSNPNRPFRLIALVAEAQHKISKNGNKYGNFIIEDYSGKATIILFTEDYLRFTPFLQQGQTVYITGYFKQRYNRDDFDFKVNGVSLVETMKRNMTRQLSIDIHPSMLSPDMIQFVEKNIKTHPGKSTLKINLAEPKQNLKISLVSMDSGFEMNDEMVEFLQSKPELEVQITTV from the coding sequence ATGAAATTTTCCCATCTACACGTACATACTCAATTCTCCTTATTAGATGGCGCTGCCTCTATTCAAAGTCTTTATAAAAAAGCAATGGATGATGGCATGCCGGCATTAGCTATCAGTGATCATGGCAATATGTTCGGCGTATTTGAATTTGTTGCTGAAGCACATAAACATAAAGATGAAAATGGCAACCTGAAAGTAAAACCGGTTGTGGGTTGTGAATTTTATATTACCGAGGATCGTCATCGGAAAACATTTACCAAAGAACAGAAAGACCCCCGCAACCACCAGATACTGCTGGCAAAAAATGAACAGGGCTATAAAAACCTGAGCAAACTTACATCACTGGGTTTTATAGAAGGTATGTACAGCAAATACCCACGTATTGATAAAGAGTTGATCGAAAAATATCATGAAGGGTTGATTGCAACTACTTGTTGCCTCGGCGCAAGAGTGCCACAGGCCATTCTTAAAAAAACAGAAGCTGAGGCTGAAATAGAATTTAAATGGTGGCTTGATCTATTTGGAGAAGACTATTATGTGGAGTTACAGCGCCATGGAATGAAAGAGCAGGATGCCGTAAACCAGGTGCTGATAAAATTTGCTGTAAAGTATAATGTAAAAATTATCGCCAGCAACGATTCGCATTATGTTGACCAAAGCGATTTTAATGCACATGATATTTTATTATGCATTAATACCGGTGAAAAAGTAGCCACTCCTGCTCTCCGTGAATTTTCGGATGATGATGTGCACACAAAGGATAAACGATTTGGTTTTCCTAACGATCAGTTTTATTTTAAGACTACTGCGGAAATGGTCAAAGTATTTCATGATCTGCCGGAAGCAATTGATAACACCAACGAAGTTGTTTCGAAGATCGATGTACTCGATCTTAAACGAAATATCCTACTGCCGAATTTTCCCATACCAGAAAAATTTAAAACGCATAAAAAAACGGAGACGACTAAAAAAGGTGAAGTGCTCAGTGTTGATTCACTCAACCAGTGGGAGTTCTTAAAGCATATCACATACGAAGGAGCGAATAAACGCTACAGTGAAATAACAGAAGAAATAAAAGAACGAATAGAGTTTGAATTATTTACAATTAAAACAATGGGCTTTGCCGGGTATTTTTTAATTGTAGGTGATTTCATCAAAGCTGGTCGTGATCTGGGTGTATATGTTGGGCCGGGGCGTGGTTCTGCTGCGGGTTCGGTTGTTGCTTACTGTATCGGTATTACCAACATTGATCCACTCAAATACAATTTACTTTTTGAAAGATTCCTGAATCCCGATCGTAAATCATTACCGGATATCGATACTGACTTTGATGATGTGGGCCGGCAGAAAGTGATCGACTATGTTATTTCAAAATATGGAAAACAACAGGTAGCACAGATCATCACATTTGGCACAATGGCCGCAAAGATGAGCATCAAAGACGTGGCGAGAGTGATGGATTTACCATTGCCCGAATCAAATGCTCTTGCCAAATTAATACCTGAAAGACCCGGCATTGAACTACGTCGTGTTTTACATGCGCCGATGAAAACAAAAGATGGCGAAAAATCATTAGAAGAAAAAGATGGACTAGGAAATGAAGATCTTGATAATGTAAAAAAACTACGTGATCTCTATAAAAAGACAGATAGTATTGAAAGTAAAATTTTACATGAAGCCGAAAGATTAGAAGGTTCTGTACGCAATACGGGTATTCATGCTGCAGGCATCATCATTGCACCAACAGATCTGACGGACCTGATACCTGTTGCTACTGCAAAAGATTCTGATTTGTGGGTTACGCAAATTGAAGGAAATGTGATCGAAGAAGCCGGTGTGATCAAGATGGACTTTTTGGGTTTAAAAACATTAACCATCATAAAAGATGCGTTGATGCTTATTAAACAAAATCACGGAGTGGAAATTGATATTGACACCATTCCCCTGGATGATAAAAAAACATTTGAACTCTACCAGCATGCTGCAACGATCGGCACATTCCAATTTGAGAGTCCCGGTATGCAGAAATATTTGCGGGAACTAAAAGCCGATAAATTTGATGACCTCATTGCGATGAATGCTTTGTATCGTCCGGGGCCGTTGGCTTATATTCCCAACTTTATCGATCGTAAACATGGCCGTGAAGCGATCACCTACGATTTGCCAGAGATGGAAGAATACCTGAAAGAAACTTATGGTATTACTGTTTACCAGGAACAGGTAATGTTGCTGGCGCAAAAACTCGGTGGCTTTAGCAAAGGTGATGCAGATGTGTTACGAAAAGCAATGGGTAAAAAACAGAAGCATGTGCTCGATAAAATGAAGAAACAGTTTATTGATGGTGCTACTGAAAAATTATTTCCGAAAGAACGTTTAGAAAAAATATGGACAGACTGGGAAGCATTTGCACAATATGCCTTTAATAAATCTCACTCTACCTGCTATGCTTATGTTGCTTACCAGACTGCTTATTTAAAATCACATTACCCTGCTGATTACATGGCTGCAGTACTTAATCATGCAGGAAGTATTGAGAAGATCACATTCTTTATGGAAGAATGTAAGCGGATGGGCATAAAAGTATTGGGGCCAGATATTAATGAATCATTAAATGGATTTGCTGTAAATAAAGCAGGTGAAATTCGTTTTGGATTGGGTGGTTTGAAAGGTGTTGGTGAAGCTGCCGTTGAAAATATAATTATTGAACGGGATAAGAATGGTCCGTTCACAAGTCCTTTTGATCTTACAAAACGTGTCAATCAAAGGTCTGTGAATAAAAAAACGTTGGAAAGTCTTGCGTATGCAGGAGGCTTTGATTGTTTCCCTGAATTTCACCGTGCACAATATTTTCATTCCTCTCCGGAAGAACCGCGAACAGGGCTTGAAAAAATTATCAACTTCGGCCAGGTCTATCAAACACAAAAATCGAATGGAGCCAACACATTGTTCGGTGATCTGCCGATCGCATATGATCTGCAACCCCCAAAAATTTCTCCTTGTGAACTTTGGCCATTGATCGTACAACTCGATAGGGAAAAAGAAGTAACAGGAATGTTTTTAAGTGGCCACCCGCTGGATCATTTCAAATTTGAAATGAAACATTATAATGTATCATCGATCGCTGACTTCAATGAATTTAAAGAAGCCATAACATTACATTCAAATCCGAACCGACCATTCAGATTGATTGCACTCGTGGCAGAAGCACAACATAAAATTTCCAAGAATGGAAATAAATATGGCAATTTTATAATTGAAGATTATTCGGGCAAGGCAACAATTATTTTATTTACTGAAGATTATTTACGCTTTACTCCTTTTTTACAACAGGGACAGACAGTTTATATAACCGGTTATTTCAAACAACGATACAATCGTGATGATTTTGATTTTAAAGTAAACGGTGTATCACTAGTAGAAACAATGAAGCGGAATATGACAAGGCAACTCAGCATTGATATTCATCCCTCAATGTTATCGCCAGATATGATCCAGTTTGTGGAAAAAAATATTAAAACACATCCAGGCAAATCTACCTTGAAGATCAACCTTGCAGAACCCAAACAAAATCTGAAAATAAGCTTAGTATCAATGGATAGTGGCTTTGAAATGAACGATGAAATGGTGGAATTTCTGCAATCGAAACCGGAGCTGGAAGTGCAGATTACTACCGTCTAA
- a CDS encoding lipopolysaccharide biosynthesis protein has protein sequence MSKIRRQSIISSAVVYTGFAFGLLNTYLFAREGGFTKEQYGLTGVFIAVSNIFFSLSQFGMTAYIYKFYPYYNDNLPKKKNDMLSIALIVSLIGYCLVIIAGFLLKDLVIRKFGTNSPELITYYKWIFPFGLGLTLFSILEAYAWQLREAVFTNFLREILFRLLTTVLIILTLTSFIPDFDLFIKLYSLTYLVIAFVLIFYLIKKSEFNLSSSFSIVSKKFFKKILRLCSFVYGGALLFTISSVFDTLVIASVIGIEMAAVYTLAQNMASLVQAPQRGVISSSLASLSQAWKDKNMGLIDKIYHRSSINQLIFATAMFSLVYLNFIDAVYTLHLNKVYLDAINVFLFIGLTKIVDMGTGVSGQIIGTSTKWRFDFLTGILLLLITLPLNYILTKKIGVTGPAIANLISFSVYNAIRYWFLAKKFNLQPFNSKSLLTLLLAAVTFTITYLLFNGKIGFEWLFIRSIVFLAIFISGSIALKLSPDILPVLQSIKKKLGLSK, from the coding sequence ATGAGCAAAATCCGCAGGCAAAGTATAATCTCTTCCGCAGTGGTTTATACAGGCTTTGCTTTCGGGTTGCTGAACACTTATCTTTTTGCGAGAGAAGGCGGATTTACCAAAGAGCAATATGGTCTTACCGGTGTCTTCATCGCTGTCTCAAATATTTTCTTCTCGCTGTCACAGTTTGGGATGACAGCATATATCTATAAGTTCTATCCTTACTATAATGATAACCTGCCGAAAAAGAAAAACGATATGCTCAGCATTGCGCTGATCGTTTCATTAATTGGTTATTGTTTAGTGATCATTGCAGGTTTTTTATTAAAAGATCTTGTTATCCGGAAATTCGGAACCAATTCGCCGGAGCTTATCACTTACTACAAGTGGATATTCCCTTTCGGGCTGGGACTTACCTTGTTTTCTATATTAGAAGCCTATGCCTGGCAGCTAAGAGAAGCAGTATTCACCAATTTCTTACGTGAAATATTATTCAGATTGTTGACTACAGTCTTAATCATCCTCACATTAACCAGTTTTATACCTGACTTCGATCTATTCATCAAACTTTATTCACTCACCTATCTTGTTATTGCATTCGTATTGATCTTTTATCTTATTAAAAAATCAGAATTCAATTTATCATCCAGTTTTAGCATTGTTTCAAAAAAGTTTTTCAAAAAAATACTTAGGCTTTGCTCGTTTGTGTATGGCGGCGCACTTCTCTTTACAATCTCCAGTGTATTTGACACCCTCGTTATAGCTTCAGTAATCGGAATAGAAATGGCAGCTGTTTATACATTGGCGCAAAATATGGCCAGCCTTGTACAGGCACCTCAGCGTGGTGTCATCTCTTCTTCTCTTGCTTCGCTGTCGCAGGCATGGAAGGACAAGAATATGGGGCTAATCGATAAAATTTATCATCGTTCATCTATCAATCAATTGATATTTGCAACAGCCATGTTTTCGCTTGTTTACTTAAATTTTATAGATGCTGTTTACACATTACATCTGAACAAGGTTTACCTGGATGCTATCAATGTTTTTCTTTTTATCGGGCTTACGAAAATCGTAGATATGGGTACCGGTGTAAGTGGCCAGATCATCGGCACATCTACCAAATGGCGGTTTGATTTTTTAACGGGCATATTGCTTTTACTTATCACACTTCCGTTGAATTATATTCTGACAAAAAAAATAGGTGTGACAGGACCGGCCATTGCAAACCTTATTTCATTCTCTGTTTATAATGCCATCCGCTATTGGTTTCTCGCTAAAAAATTCAACCTGCAACCGTTTAACAGTAAATCCTTGCTTACGCTTTTATTAGCTGCAGTTACATTTACGATAACTTATTTACTATTCAATGGCAAAATCGGTTTTGAATGGCTGTTTATAAGAAGCATTGTATTCCTTGCAATATTTATCAGCGGATCGATAGCATTGAAGCTAAGCCCGGATATTTTACCCGTACTGCAATCAATAAAAAAGAAACTGGGATTAAGTAAGTGA
- a CDS encoding M1 family metallopeptidase — MKKFLILVASCFLLITGYSQPLNKKEIFTKQDTLRGSVGKGRDWWDVMSYYIDVTPDYKTKTIIGNVWIHFKANPGTNKIMQIDLQEPLLIDSIIPVSNEIQIKKYWREGNVYFIDFGTTVFKTHAALGSNSSKSYSLKISYHGKPREARNPPWDGGWIWLKDKNKNPWMSAACQGLGASVWYPCKDHQSDEPDQGASLAITVPDSLSAIGNGRLKEKKSNDNGTSTWVWEVKDPINNYNIIPYIGKYTNWTDTYDGEKGKLDCSYWVLDYNVEKAKKQFGRDVHPMLKAFEYWFGPYPFYEDGFKLVESPHLGMEHQSAVAYGNQYRDGYLGMDLSHTGWGLKWDFIIIHESGHEWFANNITTKDIADMWVHEGFTAYSETLFTEYYYGKEAGRDYVIGTRSEIENDRPVIGPYGVNKEGSGDMYYKGSNMLHTIRQVINDDSLFRQILRGLNKTFYHQTVTSKQVEEYFSKMAKKDLSKIFDQYLRTKNVPVLEWKITGDKISYRWTNCVKGFNMPVRMADGGSTWLYPATEWKSVTGTKDFLDNNMKADRNFFITTKKL, encoded by the coding sequence GTGAAGAAATTTTTAATATTAGTTGCTAGTTGCTTTTTATTGATTACTGGTTATAGCCAGCCTCTAAATAAAAAAGAAATATTTACAAAACAGGATACATTAAGGGGAAGTGTTGGTAAAGGAAGAGATTGGTGGGATGTAATGTCATATTATATTGATGTAACACCGGATTATAAAACCAAAACTATTATTGGAAATGTCTGGATTCATTTTAAAGCAAACCCAGGAACAAACAAAATAATGCAAATTGATTTACAGGAACCATTATTGATCGATAGCATTATCCCGGTTAGCAATGAAATTCAAATAAAAAAATATTGGCGGGAAGGCAATGTATATTTTATAGATTTTGGAACTACTGTCTTTAAAACTCATGCAGCCCTGGGCTCAAATTCTTCAAAAAGCTATTCACTTAAAATCAGTTATCACGGCAAACCCCGCGAAGCAAGAAATCCGCCATGGGATGGCGGTTGGATCTGGTTAAAAGATAAAAACAAAAATCCATGGATGAGTGCCGCTTGCCAGGGATTAGGCGCAAGTGTATGGTATCCCTGCAAAGACCACCAGAGTGATGAACCCGATCAAGGCGCATCATTAGCTATTACTGTTCCTGATTCTTTATCTGCAATTGGCAATGGAAGATTGAAAGAAAAAAAATCAAATGACAACGGAACCAGCACATGGGTCTGGGAAGTAAAAGACCCGATCAATAATTATAATATCATTCCTTATATCGGCAAGTACACCAATTGGACCGATACATATGATGGAGAAAAAGGAAAACTCGATTGCAGTTACTGGGTGCTTGATTACAATGTTGAAAAAGCAAAAAAACAATTTGGCCGTGATGTACACCCGATGCTTAAAGCATTTGAATACTGGTTTGGCCCCTACCCTTTTTATGAAGACGGATTTAAACTAGTGGAATCTCCTCACCTCGGGATGGAACATCAAAGTGCAGTTGCTTATGGTAATCAATACAGGGATGGATACCTCGGTATGGATCTTTCGCATACTGGTTGGGGATTGAAATGGGATTTTATTATCATTCATGAATCAGGTCACGAATGGTTTGCCAATAACATCACCACAAAAGATATTGCAGATATGTGGGTGCATGAAGGCTTTACTGCTTATTCTGAAACTTTATTTACTGAATATTATTATGGTAAAGAGGCCGGCAGAGATTATGTAATTGGTACAAGATCTGAAATAGAAAATGATAGACCCGTCATTGGACCTTACGGTGTAAATAAAGAAGGCAGCGGTGACATGTATTATAAAGGAAGTAACATGCTGCATACTATCCGGCAGGTGATCAATGATGATAGTTTGTTCCGCCAGATACTTCGTGGATTAAATAAAACATTCTATCATCAAACCGTTACTTCAAAACAGGTGGAAGAATATTTTTCAAAAATGGCGAAGAAAGATCTGTCAAAGATCTTTGATCAATACCTGCGTACTAAAAATGTACCGGTTCTTGAATGGAAAATTACCGGTGATAAAATTTCATACCGGTGGACCAATTGTGTAAAGGGCTTTAACATGCCGGTAAGAATGGCTGATGGTGGGTCTACATGGCTTTATCCGGCTACCGAATGGAAATCTGTAACAGGGACAAAAGATTTTTTAGATAACAATATGAAAGCTGACCGTAACTTCTTTATCACTACAAAAAAACTTTAA
- a CDS encoding ABC transporter substrate-binding protein, translating into MPVKNTIRLALVLAACVVLLCCSNDKKANKNIFRYNEQTGIASLDPAFAKNQSIMWAVHQLYNTLVEVDSNLNIIPSLAKNWEFSEDRKTVVFHLRNDIFFHDDAAFPNSKGRKMVAADIVYSFKRIQDKKVASPGAWIFNNKVDTINAFTAIDDSTFQLRLLKPYNPILGILSMQYCSIVPKEAVEKYTDDFRRHAVGTGPFQFVAWEEGQALIMKKNKNYFEKDASGNALPYLDGIKVSFYDSKATEFLLFRQKQLSFINDIDASFKDEILTKKGVLRDNWNGKLVLQTNPYLNIEYLGLMVDSTNDLVKTSPTRLKKVRQAINYGFDRRKMVLYLRNSIGTAAESGFVPAGLPSFDSTVVRGYTYDPGKSKQLLREAGFANGNGLPEITLYTIPIYADIAVYISRQLQELGIKVQVEVVQKARLLQMTSSSQALFFRGSWIADYPDAENYLSVFYSKNPAPPNYTRYKNPAFDALFEKALLEENDSLRMKLYQQADQLMIDDAPVVPLWYDKVIRLVQTNVDGFRPNALNLLELRKTKIN; encoded by the coding sequence ATGCCCGTTAAAAATACAATAAGACTTGCTTTGGTTTTGGCCGCCTGTGTAGTTCTGCTATGCTGTAGTAATGATAAAAAGGCTAACAAAAATATTTTCCGCTACAATGAGCAAACAGGTATTGCCAGTCTCGACCCCGCTTTTGCAAAAAACCAATCTATCATGTGGGCCGTACATCAATTATACAACACGCTGGTGGAAGTGGATTCTAATCTCAATATTATTCCATCTCTGGCGAAAAACTGGGAGTTCAGCGAGGATAGAAAGACGGTTGTATTCCATTTGCGCAATGATATATTCTTTCATGATGATGCGGCATTTCCAAATAGTAAGGGAAGAAAGATGGTTGCGGCAGATATTGTTTATAGTTTTAAAAGAATACAGGATAAGAAAGTTGCCAGCCCTGGGGCATGGATATTTAACAACAAAGTGGATACGATAAATGCATTTACAGCAATTGATGATTCTACATTTCAGTTGAGATTATTGAAACCTTATAACCCGATCCTCGGTATTCTTTCCATGCAGTATTGTTCCATTGTTCCGAAAGAAGCAGTTGAAAAATATACAGATGATTTCCGCCGTCATGCTGTTGGCACCGGGCCATTTCAGTTTGTTGCATGGGAAGAAGGGCAGGCATTGATCATGAAAAAGAATAAAAACTATTTTGAAAAAGACGCTTCAGGAAATGCATTGCCTTATTTAGATGGGATCAAAGTGAGTTTTTATGATAGCAAGGCAACAGAATTTTTATTGTTCCGCCAAAAACAACTCAGTTTTATAAATGATATTGATGCTTCATTTAAAGATGAGATACTTACTAAAAAAGGAGTACTGCGTGATAATTGGAATGGTAAACTTGTTTTACAAACTAATCCATATTTGAATATTGAGTATCTCGGTTTGATGGTTGACAGCACAAACGATCTCGTTAAAACCTCGCCGACTCGGTTAAAGAAAGTAAGGCAGGCTATCAATTATGGATTCGACAGAAGAAAAATGGTTTTGTATTTACGTAATTCAATCGGTACTGCAGCTGAATCTGGTTTTGTGCCGGCTGGTTTGCCTTCTTTTGATTCAACTGTTGTGAGAGGTTACACTTATGATCCCGGGAAAAGTAAACAGTTATTGCGTGAAGCCGGTTTTGCAAATGGCAATGGTTTACCCGAAATAACATTATACACGATCCCTATTTATGCTGATATCGCCGTTTATATTTCAAGACAATTACAGGAGCTGGGAATAAAAGTACAGGTAGAAGTAGTGCAGAAAGCAAGATTGCTGCAGATGACATCTTCATCTCAAGCTTTGTTCTTTCGGGGTAGCTGGATAGCAGATTACCCCGATGCAGAAAACTATTTGTCTGTTTTTTATTCAAAGAACCCGGCACCGCCCAACTATACCCGTTATAAAAATCCAGCCTTTGATGCATTGTTTGAAAAAGCATTGCTGGAAGAAAATGATTCGCTACGCATGAAATTGTATCAGCAGGCTGATCAGTTGATGATTGATGATGCACCAGTTGTTCCGCTGTGGTATGATAAAGTAATAAGGTTAGTACAAACTAATGTAGATGGCTTCAGACCAAATGCATTGAATCTGCTTGAGCTGAGAAAAACAAAAATCAATTAA
- the msrA gene encoding peptide-methionine (S)-S-oxide reductase MsrA, which produces MKSVLSGAILFSAVLFSCAQNSNKETKQTNTKKVMKDTTNLKPTGVATFANGCFWCTEAVFEELKGVISVVSGYTGGNVDNPTYEQVSYEQTGHAECAQITFDTSVITYDELLEVFWETHDPTTLNRQGGDVGTQYRSAIFYHDDEQKQKAEQYKAALDKSGAWDKPVVTEIVPFTKFYSAEEYHQQYYELNKNKNPYCAVVIRPKLEKFRKVFASKLKN; this is translated from the coding sequence ATGAAATCAGTGCTATCAGGAGCAATTTTATTCTCTGCTGTTCTTTTTTCCTGTGCTCAAAACTCAAATAAAGAAACTAAACAAACGAATACAAAAAAGGTTATGAAAGATACTACGAATTTAAAACCGACAGGTGTTGCAACATTTGCAAACGGATGCTTCTGGTGTACAGAAGCTGTTTTTGAAGAATTGAAAGGCGTCATCTCAGTTGTTTCCGGCTACACAGGCGGCAATGTTGATAACCCAACTTACGAACAGGTCAGCTATGAGCAGACCGGTCATGCAGAGTGTGCACAAATTACTTTTGATACTTCTGTAATTACCTATGATGAATTACTGGAAGTGTTTTGGGAAACACATGATCCCACTACACTCAACCGCCAGGGAGGTGATGTAGGCACTCAATATCGCAGTGCTATTTTTTATCATGACGATGAACAAAAACAAAAAGCAGAACAATATAAAGCTGCACTGGATAAAAGCGGCGCATGGGATAAACCCGTGGTAACCGAGATCGTTCCCTTTACTAAATTCTACTCCGCTGAAGAGTACCATCAGCAATACTACGAGCTGAACAAAAATAAAAACCCTTACTGTGCTGTTGTTATCAGGCCAAAACTGGAAAAATTCAGGAAAGTGTTTGCATCGAAATTAAAGAACTAA